CCACGGCCGCGATCGCCACCCCCGCGACGAGGAACGCGCGGGCCTGCCCGCTGCTCCTACTCCCGATCAGCACCGCGACCACGCCGCCGAGGCTTGCGACGCTGCCCGCGAGTGCGATCAGGCGCGCGACCGGCCGGCCCGGGTCGACGCTCGTCGTGTGCGAGCGCGTCTGCTCGGCATCCATCGGCCAGACCACGCTCAGCAGCCACACCACGTTGATCGCGGCCACGACGGCCCAGCCGGCGAGAAGACCGACGGAGAGCCCGGCACCGACCGACGCGACGACGGCGACCACGACCCCGACGGAGAGGGAGAGGGGGCCGCGGACGGCCACCCGCGACGGATGACGACGAGAGCTCATGCCTCGATGCTCCCACCGCGACCGGGAATGCCGTGTCCGACCCTCCCGTTACAGTGGACAGTCGCCCCGCACGCCGGGAACGCGTCCCGACGACACCCAGGAGCCCGATGACCTCGCCCGACACCGCCACCGCGCCTGATGCGCCCGCTCAGGTCGGAGCCAAGGAGAACCGCGTCATCTGGTTGCTGCTGGCCGCCGCCTTCGTGGCGATCCTGAACGAGACGACGATGGGCGTCGCGATCCCGCACCTGATCGGCGACCTCGGCATCACCGCGGTCGCCGCACAGTGGCTCACCACCGCGTTCATGCTGACGATGGCGGTCGTGATCCCCACCACCGGCTTCCTGCTGCGGCGGTTCACGACGCGGGCGATGTTCGCGACGGCGATGGGTCTGTTCTCCGCGGGCACGCTGATCGCGC
The DNA window shown above is from Microbacterium laevaniformans and carries:
- a CDS encoding DUF1345 domain-containing protein — its product is MSSRRHPSRVAVRGPLSLSVGVVVAVVASVGAGLSVGLLAGWAVVAAINVVWLLSVVWPMDAEQTRSHTTSVDPGRPVARLIALAGSVASLGGVVAVLIGSRSSGQARAFLVAGVAIAAVVSSWALIQVDYMLRYARVYYGRVAAGMAGGIDFNQDDAPTYSDFGYFSVGLGMTYQVSDTNVSANEIRRIIVAQTLLAYLFGAVILASVINLVAGLG